In Myxocyprinus asiaticus isolate MX2 ecotype Aquarium Trade chromosome 16, UBuf_Myxa_2, whole genome shotgun sequence, a single window of DNA contains:
- the pigv gene encoding palmitoyltransferase ZDHHC18-A, giving the protein MSNSYINLDIWTVVRFASFTRLLSLLLQALLNAVIPDHVADAFSPPRAEIPLLLDPTVKVLFGGLSHWDAEHFLFIAERGYVYEHNFAFFPLFPFILRLVADTLLWPLFGFLTLHGRLVFAVAIGNSALFVLSAMALYKLSHLVLQDRKLALVTALMYCLTPANIFMVAGYSETLFAALTFAGLWQLEKGFTLGACLLMTFATSARANGLVNAGFLLYLKLQQGFAYAWALSNGAAGGGRFHHYAWALIRFLLTGAVYAALVALPFCLFQFYGFQTFCHPNVTQDQIHPVLLNLAQNKGYRVPDMSSPTPSWCQWRIPLLYSYIQDFYWDVGFLRYFQLKQIPNFILALPVAALGFIASYTYILKNPVFCMYLGLGDHRRTDKDRKTHGFYNPRVFVYIVHNFVLLLFGIFCMHVQVLTRFLASSSPLLYWISSHLLFQYEPLLRDEKPFTHDQRQQKDDHLKPVLRCFAGMHINNPIIYLLMHWQICSFYTHCILGYFILYWFLGLALHCNFLPWT; this is encoded by the exons ATGTCGAATTCATATATAAATCTAGACATATGGACAGTTGTACGGTTTGCGTCTTTCACGCGACTGCTTTCCCTTCTTTTACAG GCCTTGCTGAATGCAGTGATTCCAGACCATGTGGCAGATGCTTTCAGTCCACCACGCGCAGAGATCCCTCTCTTGCTTGACCCCACCGTTAAAGTATTGTTCGGTGGCCTTAGTCACTGGGATGCGGAGCATTTCCTCTTCATTGCAGAACGAGGTTACGTGTATGAGCACAACTTTGCATTCTTTCCTTTGTTTCCTTTCATCCTGCGATTAGTGGCAGACACTTTGCTGTGGCCCCTTTTTGGATTCCTCACATTGCATGGACGCTTAGTTTTTGCAGTGGCCATTGGAAATAGTGCGCTTTTTGTCCTAAGTGCCATGGCACTATACAAACTGAGTCATTTGGTGCTACAGGACAGAAAACTTGCTCTTGTCACTGCACTAATGTACTGTCTCACACCTGCCAATATTTTTATGGTAGCAGGCTATTCAGAGACTCTCTTTGCAGCTCTCACATTTGCAGGCCTCTGGCAACTAGAGAAAGGATTCACTCTAGGAGCATGTCTTCTGATGACATTTGCTACTAGTGCTCGTGCCAATGGTCTTGTGAATGCTGGATTTTTGCTGTACCTCAAACTGCAGCAGGGGTTTGCCTATGCTTGGGCTCTTAGCAATGGAGCTGCAGGGGGTGGAAGATTTCATCACTATGCCTGGGCGCTTATTCGTTTTTTGCTCACAGGAGCAGTTTATGCTGCTCTTGTGGCTCTGCCATTTTGTTTGTTTCAGTTTTATGGCTTCCAAACATTCTGCCATCCAAATGTTACACAGGACCAGATTCATCCTGTGCTGCTTAATCTGGCACAGAACAAAGGATACCGTGTACCTGACATGTCCTCTCCAACACCAAGCTGGTGCCAATGGCGAATTCCACTTCTGTATTCCTACATCCAAGATTTTTATTGGGATGTGGGCTTCCTTCGATACTTTCAGTTGAAGCAGATACCCAATTTCATCTTGGCACTGCCTGTTGCTGCTCTGGGGTTCATAGCCTCATATACGTACATTTTGAAAAACCCAGTTTTTTGTATGTATCTGGGGTTGGGAGACCATAGAAGGACAGATAAAGACAGAAAAACGCACGGTTTCTATAACCCCagagtctttgtttatattgtacACAATTTTGTCCTGCTGCTGTTTGGAATATTCTGCATGCATGTCCAG gtGTTGACACGGTTTCTTGCGTCCTCCTCACCTTTGCTCTACTGGATCAGTAGTCACCTGCTTTTTCAGTATGAACCACTGCTGCGAGATGAAAAGCCATTCACCCATGACCAAAGACAACAGAAAGACGATCACTTAAAACCTGTATTAAGATGTTTTGCTGGGATGCACATAAATAATCCAATTATTTACCTTTTGATGCACTGGCAGAtttgctccttttatacacactGTATCCTGGGGTACTTCATATTATATTGGTTTTTAGGTCTGGCTCTGCACTGTAACTTCCTGCCCTGGACTTAA
- the zdhhc18a gene encoding palmitoyltransferase ZDHHC18a isoform X1, with protein MKNCEYQQIDPRALRASSTLSCGRKNSQRLRRKWEVFPGNNRFYCDGRIMLASQCGVLPLTIGLIFITSGLFLTFDCPFLVEHLTVFIPVIAGVLFLFVVISLLQTSLTDPGILPRALPDEAADIERQIDNSGSSTYRPPPRTKEILINDQVVKLKYCFTCKMFRPPRTSHCSLCDNCVERFDHHCPWVGNCVGKRNYRLFYTFIVSLSFLTSFIFGCVITHLTLRSQGGKGIIQAIQESPASVVELVICFFSIWSILGLSGFHTYLVASNLTTNEDIKGSWSSKRGEESGNPYSYNNIFTNCCVVLCGPMPPSLIDRRGFLPPDDTPQAVTSEAERPPFIAKNDTNMEENCQEFAHSCSA; from the exons atgaaaaactgtGAGTATCAACAAATTGATCCCCGAGCACTGAGAGCATCCTCCACCTTGTCATGTGGGAGGAAAAACTCCCAACGCCTCAGGAGGAAATGGGAGGTTTTCCCTGGTAACAATCGCTTCTACTGTGATGGACGTATTATGTTGGCCAGCCAATGCGGTGTGCTCCCACTGACCATCGGCCTTATTTTCATCACCAGcggtttatttttgacatttga TTGCCCCTTTCTGGTTGAGCACCTCACCGTCTTCATTCCAGTGATTGCTGgggtgttgtttttatttgtggtCATCAGTCTCCTCCAGACCAGTTTAACAGACCCAGGGATTTTACCAAGGGCTTTACCAGATGAGGCTGCAGACATTGAGAGGCAAATTG ATAATTCTGGATCCTCAACCTACCGTCCACCTCCTCGCACGAAAGAGATCCTTATAAATGACCAGGTGGTCAAACTCAAGTACTGTTTCACCTGCAAGATGTTCCGTCCACCCCGGACATCCCACTGCAGCCTGTGTGACAATTGTGTGG AGCGGTTTGACCACCACTGTCCTTGGGTGGGGAACTGTGTTGGGAAACGCAACTATCGTTTATTTTACACCTTCATAGTGTCACTGTCCTTTCTGACCTCCTTCATCTTTGGCTGTGTGATCACTCACCTCACGTTAC GATCACAAGGTGGGAAGGGGATCATCCAGGCAATACAGGAGAGCCCAGCCAG TGTTGTTGAGCTGGTCATTTGCTTCTTCTCCATTTGGTCCATTCTGGGTCTGTCAGGTTTCCATACTTACTTGGTGGCCTCCAACCTCACAACCAATGAAGAT ATCAAAGGTTCTTGGTCCAGTAAGAGAGGGGAAGAGTCAGGAAATCCTTACAgctataacaacatttttacaaactgcTGTGTAGTGCTTTGTGGGCCGATGCCACCCAG CTTGATTGATAGAAGAGGCTTTTTGCCTCCTGATGACACACCTCAAGCAGTCACCTCTGAAGCTGAACGCCCTCCTTTCATAGCCAAGAATGACACAAACATG GAGGAGAACTGTCAGGAGTTTGCTCACTCCTGCTCTGCCTGA
- the zdhhc18a gene encoding palmitoyltransferase ZDHHC18a isoform X2, producing the protein MKNCEYQQIDPRALRASSTLSCGRKNSQRLRRKWEVFPGNNRFYCDGRIMLASQCGVLPLTIGLIFITSGLFLTFDCPFLVEHLTVFIPVIAGVLFLFVVISLLQTSLTDPGILPRALPDEAADIERQIDNSGSSTYRPPPRTKEILINDQVVKLKYCFTCKMFRPPRTSHCSLCDNCVERFDHHCPWVGNCVGKRNYRLFYTFIVSLSFLTSFIFGCVITHLTLRSQGGKGIIQAIQESPASVVELVICFFSIWSILGLSGFHTYLVASNLTTNEDIKGSWSSKRGEESGNPYSYNNIFTNCCVVLCGPMPPSLIDRRGFLPPDDTPQAVTSEAERPPFIAKNDTNMCTRGTKEFLETVAHSSVIQSTCAPGTLKTTPLTQENLLSTISITVSPPSRPPYTSCSGRQARRPMDMPCPQRGSKRAALHTHKPMLHLPTPPYSLSHSPLILSDAPNTGFIPLH; encoded by the exons atgaaaaactgtGAGTATCAACAAATTGATCCCCGAGCACTGAGAGCATCCTCCACCTTGTCATGTGGGAGGAAAAACTCCCAACGCCTCAGGAGGAAATGGGAGGTTTTCCCTGGTAACAATCGCTTCTACTGTGATGGACGTATTATGTTGGCCAGCCAATGCGGTGTGCTCCCACTGACCATCGGCCTTATTTTCATCACCAGcggtttatttttgacatttga TTGCCCCTTTCTGGTTGAGCACCTCACCGTCTTCATTCCAGTGATTGCTGgggtgttgtttttatttgtggtCATCAGTCTCCTCCAGACCAGTTTAACAGACCCAGGGATTTTACCAAGGGCTTTACCAGATGAGGCTGCAGACATTGAGAGGCAAATTG ATAATTCTGGATCCTCAACCTACCGTCCACCTCCTCGCACGAAAGAGATCCTTATAAATGACCAGGTGGTCAAACTCAAGTACTGTTTCACCTGCAAGATGTTCCGTCCACCCCGGACATCCCACTGCAGCCTGTGTGACAATTGTGTGG AGCGGTTTGACCACCACTGTCCTTGGGTGGGGAACTGTGTTGGGAAACGCAACTATCGTTTATTTTACACCTTCATAGTGTCACTGTCCTTTCTGACCTCCTTCATCTTTGGCTGTGTGATCACTCACCTCACGTTAC GATCACAAGGTGGGAAGGGGATCATCCAGGCAATACAGGAGAGCCCAGCCAG TGTTGTTGAGCTGGTCATTTGCTTCTTCTCCATTTGGTCCATTCTGGGTCTGTCAGGTTTCCATACTTACTTGGTGGCCTCCAACCTCACAACCAATGAAGAT ATCAAAGGTTCTTGGTCCAGTAAGAGAGGGGAAGAGTCAGGAAATCCTTACAgctataacaacatttttacaaactgcTGTGTAGTGCTTTGTGGGCCGATGCCACCCAG CTTGATTGATAGAAGAGGCTTTTTGCCTCCTGATGACACACCTCAAGCAGTCACCTCTGAAGCTGAACGCCCTCCTTTCATAGCCAAGAATGACACAAACATG TGCACACGGGGCACTAAGGAGTTTTTGGAAACAGTGGCACACTCCTCTGTGATCCAGAGCACCTGTGCTCCAGGCACACTCAAAACCACCCCACTGACCCAAGAGAACCTACTCAGCACCATTTCCATCACTGTCTCTCCCCCCAGCAGGCCTCCATATACCAGCTGCTCAGGCCGCCAAGCCCGACGCCCCATGGATATGCCCTGTCCCCAGAGAGGGAGCAAACGGGCTGCTCTCCACACCCATAAACCCATGTTGCATCTACCCACCCCCCCTTACTCCCTAAGTCACAGTCCGCTCATTCTTAGTGACGCTCCCAACACGGGCTTCATCCCACTGCACTGA